One genomic window of Trichlorobacter lovleyi includes the following:
- a CDS encoding M16 family metallopeptidase has protein sequence MVQETTFDNGVRVVTQQVPGMHTVSIGVWVSNGARCEQPSEHGTAHFIEHLLFKGTHRRTARQITREIDSLGGVLNAFTSYEYVCYYAKALAKTLPQVVDILADMFLHSTFPADEIEKERKVVLQEIKMRDDAPEESIHDRLHQSFWKGHPLGHPILGTDQIIGSITRDTIMEFRNHWYRPSEILIAAAGGVEHHALVELLQESFSCLQPGEPRRTLQSHGRLATGRVMELCERDLEQTLICLGTEGLPTSSPERYSLMVLNAILGGGMSSRLFEEIREKRGLAYSVYSYVSSFADAGTLSIYAGSERERSCEAVTIILEEMSRLRDEAVPQDELEAAREQIKGKILMSLESSDSYMSRLARSYLNFGRYQPLDEIMAGFDAVTAGDLQQLSARLFRDEALNIQVMGKVDPHCFAEKSGRITL, from the coding sequence ATGGTACAAGAAACAACCTTTGATAATGGTGTCAGGGTCGTGACCCAGCAGGTTCCCGGTATGCATACGGTTTCGATCGGTGTCTGGGTCTCCAACGGTGCCCGTTGTGAACAACCATCTGAACATGGTACGGCGCACTTTATTGAACATCTGTTGTTCAAGGGAACCCACCGGCGTACTGCACGACAGATTACCCGCGAAATCGACTCGCTGGGTGGGGTGTTGAACGCCTTCACCAGCTACGAATATGTCTGCTACTACGCCAAGGCCCTGGCCAAAACGCTGCCTCAGGTAGTTGATATCCTTGCTGATATGTTTCTGCATTCCACCTTTCCGGCAGATGAAATTGAGAAGGAACGCAAGGTGGTGCTGCAGGAAATCAAGATGCGGGATGATGCCCCGGAAGAGTCCATCCATGACCGCCTGCACCAGAGTTTCTGGAAGGGGCATCCCTTGGGGCACCCGATCCTGGGCACAGATCAGATCATCGGCTCTATCACCCGTGATACCATCATGGAGTTCAGAAACCACTGGTACCGTCCCAGCGAGATTCTCATAGCCGCTGCCGGCGGCGTTGAACATCATGCCCTGGTTGAGCTTTTGCAGGAATCCTTTTCCTGTCTGCAGCCCGGTGAACCCCGTCGCACGCTTCAGTCGCACGGCAGGCTTGCAACGGGACGGGTCATGGAGTTGTGTGAGCGGGACCTTGAGCAGACCCTGATCTGTCTGGGCACTGAAGGGCTACCGACCAGTTCTCCGGAACGTTACAGCCTGATGGTGCTGAACGCCATTCTGGGGGGGGGGATGAGCTCTCGGCTGTTTGAGGAGATTCGTGAGAAGCGCGGCTTGGCCTACTCGGTCTATTCCTATGTCTCATCCTTTGCCGATGCTGGAACATTGTCAATCTATGCCGGTTCCGAACGGGAGCGCAGTTGCGAGGCGGTCACCATTATTCTGGAGGAGATGTCCCGCCTGCGGGATGAGGCGGTACCACAGGATGAACTTGAGGCGGCACGTGAACAAATAAAAGGTAAGATATTGATGTCACTTGAATCAAGTGATAGCTATATGTCACGTTTGGCACGCAGTTACTTGAATTTTGGCCGTTATCAGCCGCTGGATGAAATCATGGCAGGCTTCGATGCCGTGACAGCTGGAGATCTGCAGCAGCTTTCAGCCCGCTTGTTCCGTGATGAAGCCCTGAATATCCAGGTCATGGGCAAGGTTGATCCGCACTGTTTTGCTGAAAAGTCCGGGCGTATCACCCTGTAG
- the rlmD gene encoding 23S rRNA (uracil(1939)-C(5))-methyltransferase RlmD: MSVDELVIERLALGGNGVGRIDGKVCFVPFSAPGDRLKVRVVREHRSYCEAELVELCEPSPQRVEPRCPAFGRCGGCDWQHISYQAQCDAKQQILIETLQRVAHLQAPAVAATAASGLDYGYRARAQFKLHATPAGLAVGFFRRGSRFVIDLPQGCPICTEPINTAMLKLRQVIQAVPDLHRIPQLSLEEGTSGVVAVVHYIGSDHQHLKQLLVQHRDQLGVNGLFLQIARKEALQPVFGSGHLTYPVPRCDLSADAMLLGYEIGGFSQVNRLQNQKMVKLVCGYAQPAASQRMLDLYCGNGNLSLPLSGAVQELLGIEGFAPSIASAVDNARQLRVNNSTFRCNDASKELRHLIAQHAVFDLVLLDPPRAGAADVARQLAQLGAQRIVYVSCDPATLARDLAVLCGAAGYRLIEATPLDMFPQTGHLETVALLTRT, encoded by the coding sequence ATGAGTGTCGATGAACTTGTGATTGAACGGCTGGCCCTGGGAGGCAACGGTGTCGGCAGAATTGACGGTAAGGTCTGCTTTGTGCCGTTTTCCGCTCCTGGCGACCGGCTGAAGGTACGGGTGGTACGGGAGCACCGTTCTTACTGTGAAGCAGAGCTGGTGGAGTTGTGTGAGCCATCACCGCAACGGGTTGAACCACGCTGTCCTGCCTTTGGGCGGTGCGGTGGCTGTGATTGGCAGCATATCAGCTACCAGGCGCAATGTGATGCCAAACAGCAGATCCTGATTGAGACCCTGCAACGGGTTGCCCATCTTCAGGCTCCGGCAGTCGCGGCAACAGCCGCGTCCGGGCTGGACTATGGTTACCGGGCCCGGGCCCAGTTCAAGTTGCATGCAACACCGGCGGGACTGGCGGTTGGCTTTTTCCGGCGTGGCTCACGTTTTGTGATTGATCTGCCCCAGGGCTGTCCAATCTGTACTGAGCCCATTAACACCGCCATGCTGAAGCTGCGTCAGGTTATTCAGGCCGTTCCGGACCTGCACCGCATCCCCCAGCTCAGTCTGGAGGAAGGGACCTCCGGTGTCGTGGCGGTTGTGCATTACATCGGCAGCGACCATCAGCATTTGAAGCAGCTGCTTGTGCAGCACCGGGACCAGTTGGGGGTGAACGGGCTTTTTCTGCAAATCGCCAGGAAAGAGGCACTGCAGCCGGTTTTCGGCTCCGGCCATCTGACCTATCCGGTGCCGCGCTGCGATTTGTCTGCTGACGCCATGCTGCTTGGTTATGAGATCGGCGGGTTCTCGCAGGTCAATCGCCTGCAGAATCAGAAGATGGTCAAGCTGGTCTGCGGCTATGCCCAGCCTGCTGCAAGCCAGCGTATGCTGGATCTTTACTGCGGGAACGGTAACCTCTCCCTGCCGTTGTCCGGTGCCGTGCAGGAACTGCTGGGGATTGAAGGGTTTGCCCCCTCAATTGCATCGGCAGTTGACAATGCCCGTCAACTTCGTGTAAACAATAGCACTTTCAGATGTAACGACGCCTCAAAAGAGTTGCGTCACCTGATAGCTCAACATGCCGTGTTTGATCTGGTGCTGTTGGACCCGCCCAGGGCCGGTGCTGCTGACGTCGCCCGTCAACTCGCTCAGCTTGGGGCACAGCGGATTGTGTATGTCTCCTGTGATCCTGCAACACTGGCCCGTGATCTGGCGGTGCTGTGCGGCGCTGCCGGGTACCGGCTGATTGAGGCTACACCGCTGGATATGTTTCCCCAGACCGGCCACCTGGAAACAGTGGCCTTACTGACCCGAACCTAG
- the queD gene encoding 6-carboxytetrahydropterin synthase QueD, which produces MYRLTIKTGFAAAHNLINYQGDCENLHGHNWKVEVTVTASKLDQAGLAIDFKLLKRETNALLDELDHKYVNQHHFFQDISPSSENISRYLFQELSKRLNDGNVKVERIGVWESDNACAEYYE; this is translated from the coding sequence ATGTATCGCTTGACTATCAAGACCGGCTTTGCCGCTGCCCATAACCTGATCAACTATCAGGGTGATTGCGAAAATCTGCACGGCCATAACTGGAAGGTTGAGGTGACGGTAACTGCCAGCAAACTGGATCAGGCAGGCCTGGCCATTGACTTTAAACTGTTGAAGCGGGAAACCAATGCGTTGCTTGATGAATTGGACCATAAGTATGTCAATCAACATCACTTTTTTCAGGATATTTCCCCTTCTTCCGAGAATATCTCCCGCTATCTCTTTCAGGAACTGTCCAAACGTCTGAATGACGGCAATGTCAAAGTAGAGCGGATCGGGGTCTGGGAATCCGATAATGCCTGTGCCGAGTATTATGAATAG
- the dut gene encoding dUTP diphosphatase, translating to MKHREIETKIVSPLIGSSIPLPQYATDGSAALDLRACLDEAVAVAPGETVTIPSGIAISIHDPNLVAILAPRSGLGIKHGIVLANTIGVIDSDYQGEIKIGVRNQGSEPYSIQPGERVCQMLFMPVVQASLRVVEEFSEESARGTGGFGHTGKL from the coding sequence ATGAAACACCGTGAGATTGAAACCAAAATTGTCAGCCCCCTGATCGGCAGCAGCATCCCCCTGCCCCAGTATGCCACCGACGGCTCTGCAGCCCTTGATCTGCGGGCCTGCCTGGATGAGGCAGTGGCCGTGGCACCCGGCGAAACCGTCACCATCCCCAGCGGTATTGCCATCAGTATCCACGATCCGAATCTGGTGGCTATCCTGGCACCCCGCTCAGGTCTGGGGATCAAGCACGGCATTGTCCTGGCCAACACCATTGGCGTGATTGACAGCGATTATCAGGGTGAGATCAAGATCGGTGTCCGCAATCAGGGTAGTGAACCGTACAGTATCCAGCCCGGTGAACGGGTCTGTCAAATGCTGTTCATGCCGGTGGTGCAGGCCAGTTTACGGGTCGTAGAGGAATTCAGCGAAGAGAGTGCGCGGGGAACCGGCGGGTTTGGTCATACCGGAAAGCTGTAG
- a CDS encoding 7-carboxy-7-deazaguanine synthase QueE, whose translation MNSSASLVEIFSSLQGEGVLAGYRQIFVRFPGCNLDCSFCDTQFEAQQVCRVETTPGSGQFQELAQPVTLETLLGIITRWCKQLPNAHHSISITGGEPMLHADLLARWLPELNILLPIHLETNGTLPEALPRLIEHLDVISMDIKLPSSAATPELWQEHKRFLEIALERDVSVKVIVGELTTEQELLKACKLVAELDDEIPFIIQPVTGRDGRVAVAPERLMQFQAVAAKRLCDVRVLPQMHRFLEVA comes from the coding sequence ATGAATAGTTCGGCCTCCTTGGTGGAGATATTTTCCTCCCTGCAAGGTGAGGGGGTGCTGGCTGGCTATCGCCAGATTTTTGTCCGTTTTCCCGGCTGTAATCTGGACTGTTCCTTTTGCGATACGCAGTTTGAGGCCCAGCAGGTCTGCCGGGTTGAGACCACACCGGGAAGCGGGCAGTTTCAGGAACTTGCTCAGCCGGTCACTCTTGAAACCCTGCTCGGCATCATTACCCGCTGGTGTAAACAGCTGCCCAATGCCCACCACTCCATCAGCATAACCGGCGGTGAGCCGATGTTGCATGCTGATCTGCTGGCCCGCTGGCTGCCGGAGCTGAATATCCTGCTGCCGATTCACCTGGAAACCAATGGTACCCTGCCGGAAGCATTACCAAGACTGATTGAGCACCTGGACGTGATCAGCATGGATATTAAACTGCCCAGCTCGGCAGCCACCCCGGAGCTTTGGCAGGAACACAAGCGTTTTCTTGAGATCGCCCTGGAGCGGGATGTCTCGGTAAAGGTGATCGTTGGTGAGCTGACCACTGAACAGGAGCTGCTTAAGGCCTGTAAACTGGTTGCAGAGCTTGACGATGAAATTCCTTTCATAATCCAGCCGGTCACTGGCCGGGATGGACGGGTAGCTGTAGCCCCTGAACGGCTGATGCAGTTTCAGGCTGTTGCGGCAAAAAGGCTGTGTGACGTGCGGGTACTGCCCCAGATGCACCGCTTTCTTGAGGTGGCCTGA
- a CDS encoding HU family DNA-binding protein — protein sequence MNKSELIETFALQREISHKRAEEVVNMIFNSMSEAMTAGERIEIRGLGSFVVKEYGAYTGRNPKTGEPIEVKPKKLPFFKVGKELKERILDGE from the coding sequence ATGAACAAGTCTGAACTGATCGAAACCTTTGCCCTCCAACGCGAGATCTCCCACAAGCGGGCTGAAGAGGTGGTCAACATGATCTTCAACTCCATGAGCGAGGCGATGACTGCTGGTGAGCGGATCGAGATTCGTGGTCTGGGGAGTTTTGTGGTTAAGGAGTATGGCGCCTATACCGGTCGTAACCCCAAAACCGGTGAGCCGATTGAAGTAAAACCGAAGAAACTGCCGTTCTTCAAGGTTGGTAAAGAGCTGAAGGAGCGTATCCTGGACGGCGAGTAA
- the rfbC gene encoding dTDP-4-dehydrorhamnose 3,5-epimerase, giving the protein MNCLTTTLPGVLILEPKVFGDDRGFFFESFNERVWQKVTGLERSFVQHNHSRSARNVLRGLHYQIQHPQGKLVRVISGEVFDVAVDIRRSSPTCGKWFGTTLSAENKRQMWVPEGFAHGFCVTSDHAEFLYLTTDYWAPEFERTIAWDDPAIGISWPLSGDPLLSAKDLAGKVLSEAELFD; this is encoded by the coding sequence ATGAACTGCCTGACCACTACCCTGCCCGGTGTCCTGATTCTTGAACCAAAAGTCTTTGGAGATGACCGGGGATTTTTCTTTGAAAGCTTCAATGAACGGGTCTGGCAAAAGGTAACCGGCCTGGAACGGTCATTTGTCCAACACAATCATTCCCGCTCAGCCCGCAATGTATTGAGGGGGCTTCATTACCAGATTCAGCACCCCCAAGGCAAGCTGGTTCGTGTCATCAGTGGAGAAGTCTTTGACGTTGCAGTGGATATTCGCCGTTCTTCGCCAACCTGTGGCAAATGGTTCGGTACCACCCTTTCAGCTGAGAACAAACGCCAAATGTGGGTGCCGGAAGGATTTGCCCACGGTTTCTGTGTCACCTCAGACCATGCCGAGTTTCTTTACCTGACCACCGACTACTGGGCCCCGGAATTTGAACGGACGATTGCCTGGGATGATCCAGCCATCGGTATCAGCTGGCCCCTGTCCGGCGATCCACTGTTATCAGCGAAAGATCTTGCCGGCAAAGTACTATCCGAGGCGGAACTGTTTGACTAA
- a CDS encoding aminopeptidase translates to MRDPRVAEMAKVLVDYSTRIKKGDRVLISAAGFEAAPLVKELYALCLQRGAEYVEYSFSVPEIDRQLYNLASKKQLEVFPQHKLDFFKTLTAYIGISAGENSMVNATSNQKAMVAYAKLTRPLVDQRVKHTKWVVTRYPTQGAAQEARMSLDEYEDYLFGACNIDWSVESKKMEKLKRLMDKTDKVRLKGPDTDLCFSIKGLQGIKCDGRYNLPDGEVFTAPVRDSVQGVITYNCPTIYQGKEFNNIRLEFKDGKIIKATAGEMTKALNDILNTDEGARYVGEFAVGVNPNIRTPMRNILFDEKISGSIHFTPGQAYDEADNGNRSAVHWDMVRLMQDGEIWFDDCLIQKNGRFVIKELEALNPEK, encoded by the coding sequence ATGCGTGACCCCCGTGTGGCCGAGATGGCCAAGGTGCTGGTTGATTACTCCACCCGGATCAAAAAAGGTGATCGGGTGCTGATATCTGCTGCCGGTTTTGAGGCCGCCCCACTGGTAAAGGAGTTGTACGCGCTTTGCCTGCAGCGTGGTGCCGAATATGTTGAGTACAGCTTCAGTGTGCCCGAGATCGACCGTCAGTTGTACAACCTGGCCTCTAAAAAACAGCTGGAGGTCTTTCCTCAACACAAATTGGATTTCTTCAAGACCTTGACCGCGTATATCGGCATCTCTGCCGGAGAAAATTCCATGGTCAATGCCACCAGCAATCAGAAGGCAATGGTGGCCTATGCAAAGCTGACCCGTCCTCTGGTGGACCAGCGGGTCAAACACACCAAGTGGGTGGTCACCCGTTATCCGACCCAGGGGGCGGCCCAGGAGGCCCGCATGAGCCTGGATGAGTATGAAGATTACCTGTTTGGGGCCTGCAATATTGACTGGTCAGTCGAGTCAAAAAAGATGGAGAAACTGAAGAGGCTCATGGATAAGACCGACAAGGTTCGCCTGAAAGGGCCGGATACCGACCTCTGCTTCAGTATCAAAGGGTTGCAGGGGATCAAATGCGACGGCCGCTATAATCTGCCGGATGGCGAGGTCTTTACCGCACCGGTGCGGGATTCGGTGCAGGGGGTTATCACCTATAACTGCCCCACCATCTATCAGGGCAAGGAGTTCAACAATATCCGGCTTGAGTTTAAGGATGGCAAGATTATCAAGGCCACGGCAGGGGAGATGACCAAGGCCCTGAATGATATCCTGAACACGGATGAAGGTGCCCGTTATGTTGGTGAGTTTGCGGTGGGGGTCAACCCCAATATCCGTACCCCGATGCGTAACATCCTGTTTGATGAAAAGATCTCCGGTTCTATTCACTTTACCCCCGGACAGGCCTATGATGAAGCTGACAACGGCAACCGTTCGGCTGTACACTGGGACATGGTACGTCTGATGCAGGATGGTGAGATCTGGTTTGATGATTGTCTGATCCAGAAAAACGGCAGATTTGTGATTAAAGAGCTGGAAGCCCTTAACCCGGAGAAGTAG
- a CDS encoding sensor domain-containing diguanylate cyclase has product MTNNHMSDSERVVELLARRNAELASLLEIGKTLISSLELREVLQAIMSQVERLLQPKTWSLLLVDEETNELCFEIAVSPVAQELKGIRLKMGEGIAGWVAQTGQPLLIPDVSQDSRFAHHVAEEVEYPVSSILCAPLKIRDRVLGVIELINTVGERTFDDDDLPLLGAVADFAAIAIDNARNYRRVSELVVTDDLTGLHNARHFHELLEYELERSRRYKSQVSLLFFDLDHFKEVNDRFGHLVGSRMIAEVGHLVKRHIRSSDRAARYGGDEYVVVLPNTGKQGALAVATNLLERFRAHLFLTDSNESVPITASFGAATFPDDAHDRTSLIRAADSAMYEAKEAGRNRVEYFSGNETKIMS; this is encoded by the coding sequence GTGACCAACAACCATATGAGCGATAGTGAGCGGGTCGTTGAGCTGCTGGCCCGCAGGAATGCGGAACTGGCGTCTTTGCTTGAGATTGGCAAGACCCTGATTTCATCGCTTGAGCTGCGTGAGGTTCTACAGGCGATCATGTCGCAGGTGGAACGGCTGTTGCAGCCAAAGACCTGGTCTTTGCTGCTGGTGGATGAGGAAACCAATGAGCTCTGTTTTGAGATAGCGGTTTCACCGGTTGCGCAGGAGTTAAAGGGGATTCGCTTGAAGATGGGTGAGGGAATTGCCGGCTGGGTTGCCCAGACCGGTCAGCCGCTGCTGATTCCTGATGTCAGCCAGGATTCCCGTTTTGCCCACCATGTTGCCGAAGAGGTCGAATATCCGGTCAGCTCCATTCTCTGTGCCCCACTCAAGATTCGCGACAGGGTGCTGGGGGTAATTGAGCTGATCAATACCGTGGGTGAACGCACCTTTGATGACGATGACCTGCCGCTGCTGGGGGCTGTGGCGGACTTTGCCGCCATTGCCATTGACAATGCCCGCAACTACAGGCGGGTCAGCGAACTGGTGGTGACTGACGACCTGACCGGCCTGCATAATGCCCGCCATTTTCACGAACTGCTGGAATACGAGCTTGAGCGTAGTCGTCGTTACAAGAGTCAGGTATCACTGCTGTTCTTTGACCTTGATCACTTTAAAGAGGTAAATGACCGCTTTGGCCACCTGGTCGGCAGCCGGATGATTGCCGAGGTGGGGCATCTGGTGAAGCGTCATATCCGTTCCTCAGACCGGGCAGCCCGATACGGCGGTGATGAGTATGTGGTGGTGTTGCCCAACACCGGCAAGCAGGGGGCTCTGGCGGTTGCCACCAATCTGCTGGAACGTTTTCGCGCCCACCTGTTTTTAACGGACAGCAACGAATCTGTGCCGATTACGGCAAGCTTTGGGGCGGCAACCTTTCCCGATGATGCCCATGATCGTACCAGCCTGATCCGTGCTGCTGATTCGGCCATGTACGAGGCCAAGGAGGCAGGGCGCAACAGGGTTGAATATTTTTCAGGTAATGAAACAAAAATAATGTCTTAA
- a CDS encoding hybrid sensor histidine kinase/response regulator, whose product MAGSYWPHSWNLLTKIVAVNLVVLFVAFLALMFYVLPLYEDKLQQQRKQYIAELVDMATGVVENCHQQELQGRLTTSEAQQSALATLRVMSRDNGYFWIHDMQLKMIMHPYATHLDNHNLAGYADPNGKKLFVEMNRLVAASGKGYLEYYWPKPGHDQAISKISFVKLFVPWGWVIGSGMYLDDISEEVSSLRHKVYLIVGLVLVLITAFSLIVAVRIKKPLQQALELLQEIPEQYRPVQSVTALDESNRLLRAMVNLVTALKAAKEQAEAASSAKGAFLAQMSHEIRTPMNAISGLTELALDQAPSAQQRELLEGISHAANHLLSLINQVLDFSKLEAGTVELEQIPFNLRQTLTATLLPFSVRVRSKGVRFETVLADNLPTRVIGDPTRLRQVLVNLVGNAVKFTRQGCIEIDVEKGEQTGNRCELHIMVRDTGIGIPQEKIAQIFAPYSQASASTTREFGGTGLGLSIVKQLLEVMQGTITVESQPGAGTCFSVSVPVEIAGPDTLSGSADLQGVLAQRVLLAEDNEINRMMLAKLLEKTGHRVDAVADGKTAVEYWKNGSYSMILMDIQMPEMDGLEATRIIRSLEAGQGGHIPIIAMTGQDSPEDVQNCYRAGMDLYLKKPVQLCELVAAVARVAS is encoded by the coding sequence ATGGCAGGTAGCTATTGGCCCCATAGCTGGAACTTGTTGACCAAGATTGTTGCTGTCAATCTGGTGGTCCTCTTTGTCGCGTTTCTCGCCCTGATGTTCTATGTGCTCCCCCTCTATGAAGACAAGCTGCAGCAGCAGCGCAAGCAGTATATTGCCGAACTGGTTGATATGGCCACCGGCGTGGTTGAAAACTGCCACCAGCAGGAGTTGCAAGGGCGTCTGACCACCTCTGAGGCGCAACAGTCCGCATTGGCGACACTCAGGGTGATGTCCCGGGACAACGGCTATTTCTGGATTCATGACATGCAGTTAAAGATGATCATGCATCCCTATGCCACCCATCTTGATAACCACAATCTTGCAGGTTATGCGGACCCGAACGGCAAGAAGCTGTTTGTGGAGATGAACCGGCTGGTGGCGGCGTCCGGCAAGGGCTATCTGGAGTACTATTGGCCGAAGCCCGGCCATGACCAGGCAATTTCAAAGATCTCTTTTGTAAAGCTTTTTGTCCCCTGGGGCTGGGTGATCGGTAGTGGGATGTACCTGGATGATATCTCTGAGGAGGTATCATCGCTCAGGCATAAGGTCTATCTCATTGTTGGTCTTGTGCTGGTCTTGATAACTGCGTTTTCATTGATTGTTGCTGTCCGGATCAAGAAGCCGCTGCAGCAGGCACTGGAACTGCTGCAGGAGATACCTGAACAGTACCGGCCTGTCCAGAGCGTGACTGCACTGGATGAATCCAACCGGCTGTTGCGGGCCATGGTTAATCTGGTAACCGCTCTGAAGGCTGCCAAAGAACAGGCAGAGGCAGCCAGTTCTGCCAAGGGGGCATTCCTGGCCCAGATGAGCCATGAGATCCGGACACCGATGAATGCGATCAGCGGGCTGACCGAGCTTGCCCTGGATCAGGCTCCTTCCGCGCAACAACGGGAGCTGCTTGAAGGTATCAGTCATGCCGCAAACCATCTCTTGAGCCTGATTAACCAGGTGCTTGATTTCTCAAAACTGGAGGCGGGAACCGTTGAGCTGGAACAGATTCCTTTTAATCTGCGACAGACACTGACAGCAACACTGCTGCCATTCTCGGTGCGGGTCCGTTCAAAGGGAGTCAGATTTGAAACTGTCCTGGCCGATAACCTGCCCACCCGGGTGATTGGTGACCCGACCAGATTGCGTCAGGTGTTGGTTAATCTGGTGGGGAATGCGGTCAAGTTTACCCGGCAGGGGTGTATTGAGATCGACGTTGAAAAAGGTGAGCAGACGGGTAACCGCTGTGAGCTGCATATCATGGTCAGAGACACCGGAATCGGTATTCCGCAGGAGAAGATTGCGCAGATCTTTGCTCCTTACAGTCAGGCTTCCGCCTCAACGACCCGCGAATTCGGCGGCACCGGTCTGGGACTTTCGATTGTCAAGCAGTTGCTTGAGGTGATGCAGGGGACGATTACGGTTGAAAGCCAGCCAGGAGCAGGAACCTGCTTCTCGGTGTCTGTTCCGGTTGAGATTGCAGGGCCTGATACGCTGTCCGGCTCGGCAGATCTCCAGGGCGTTCTTGCCCAGCGGGTTTTACTGGCAGAGGATAATGAAATCAACCGCATGATGTTGGCCAAGCTGCTGGAAAAGACCGGTCACCGGGTTGATGCCGTAGCAGATGGTAAGACAGCCGTTGAATACTGGAAAAACGGCTCTTACAGCATGATTTTGATGGATATCCAGATGCCGGAAATGGATGGTCTTGAGGCCACACGGATCATCCGGTCACTGGAAGCGGGCCAGGGAGGGCATATCCCGATTATTGCCATGACAGGCCAGGACAGCCCGGAGGATGTGCAAAACTGCTACCGGGCCGGGATGGATCTGTACCTGAAAAAACCGGTACAGCTGTGTGAACTGGTTGCCGCAGTGGCGCGTGTGGCAAGCTAG
- a CDS encoding L-threonylcarbamoyladenylate synthase, with protein sequence MLLEINPTYPQPHQIAQVVDCLKNGGIVAYPTDTTYGIGCSIFNKKGLERIYQVKQRDKRKPFSFICADLSEVSRYARLTNHAFKIMKRYLPGPYTFVLEASREVPDLLITKQKTVGIRMPDNAICLSIVQGLGVPIVTTSANLSGEDPVGDPLEINRLFGHVLDLVVDGGLLTTDVSSVVSLVGKEPELLREGAGDLSWLTG encoded by the coding sequence ATGCTGCTCGAAATCAATCCGACATATCCGCAGCCGCATCAGATCGCCCAGGTTGTGGACTGCTTGAAAAACGGCGGTATTGTTGCCTACCCGACTGATACAACCTATGGTATCGGCTGCTCAATTTTTAATAAAAAGGGGCTGGAGCGGATTTATCAGGTCAAGCAGCGGGATAAGCGTAAGCCCTTTTCCTTTATCTGCGCCGATCTGTCCGAGGTCTCGCGCTATGCACGTCTGACCAATCATGCCTTCAAGATCATGAAGCGCTATCTGCCCGGTCCCTACACCTTTGTGCTTGAGGCCAGCCGCGAGGTGCCGGATCTGCTGATAACCAAGCAGAAGACCGTCGGGATCAGGATGCCTGATAACGCAATCTGTTTGTCGATTGTACAGGGGCTGGGGGTGCCGATTGTCACCACCAGTGCCAATCTGTCCGGCGAGGATCCGGTGGGAGACCCGTTGGAGATTAATCGGCTGTTTGGCCATGTCCTGGATCTGGTGGTTGACGGAGGATTGCTGACCACTGATGTCAGCTCGGTGGTCAGTCTGGTGGGGAAAGAGCCTGAACTGCTGCGGGAAGGGGCTGGCGATCTTTCCTGGCTGACAGGGTAG
- a CDS encoding creatininase family protein yields MLLEELTMPQVEAALAAGCRTVYIPFGALEEHGPHLPLSTDTIQAYQVGKRAAELVPLFVAPPIPYGNCRSTNCHPGTVSISTTTLRCLLKDLVRSFYRQGMRNVVVLTGHAGGAHRLALQDAGEELLDELPELRIAVVTEYELAKDEGRGIIETPGDAHAGEIETSRIMHSHPHLVQGTAPEEYPTFPTGILVRDKRRYWPGGVWGDPDKATADKGARIEELVARKVVELVRLLEEGRYV; encoded by the coding sequence ATGCTGCTGGAAGAACTGACCATGCCCCAGGTTGAGGCAGCCCTGGCTGCCGGCTGCAGAACCGTCTATATCCCCTTTGGTGCACTGGAAGAACATGGTCCCCATCTGCCGTTATCCACTGATACGATCCAGGCCTATCAGGTGGGCAAGCGGGCAGCTGAACTGGTTCCACTCTTTGTTGCGCCGCCGATTCCCTATGGTAACTGCCGTTCCACCAACTGCCACCCCGGTACGGTCTCCATCTCCACCACCACCCTGCGCTGTCTGTTAAAAGACCTAGTGCGCTCCTTTTATCGTCAAGGGATGCGCAATGTGGTCGTGCTGACCGGCCATGCCGGCGGTGCCCATCGCCTGGCCCTGCAGGATGCCGGCGAAGAGCTGCTGGATGAACTGCCGGAACTGCGAATCGCTGTGGTGACGGAATATGAACTGGCCAAGGATGAGGGCAGGGGGATCATTGAAACCCCTGGCGATGCCCATGCCGGTGAGATCGAGACCTCCCGCATCATGCACAGTCACCCCCATTTGGTACAGGGGACGGCCCCTGAGGAGTATCCAACCTTTCCCACCGGTATTCTGGTACGGGACAAACGTCGCTACTGGCCCGGCGGTGTCTGGGGTGATCCGGACAAGGCCACCGCGGATAAAGGTGCCAGGATAGAAGAACTGGTGGCCCGCAAGGTGGTTGAGCTGGTCAGGCTGCTTGAAGAGGGGCGGTATGTCTGA